From the genome of Danio rerio strain Tuebingen ecotype United States chromosome 2, GRCz12tu, whole genome shotgun sequence, one region includes:
- the igfbp1b gene encoding insulin-like growth factor-binding protein 1b precursor, which translates to MRAVCVCVLLVCVLVCVLDASPVPAPEPIRCAPCSADQLSACPAVSPGCAEVVRDPGCGCCSSCALRSGDSCGVHTANCGAGLRCVPRAGDPRPLHSLTRGHAVCVEHHPTEEDTELTSEPGSLHHLLSLNRALDPRDTAEAQESIKSQLNAIRQKLIQQGPCHTELLASLDVITESQQALGEKFTSFYLPNCDKHGFYKAKQCVSSLVAQAPRCWCVSSWNGKRLAGTADVEADTPCPQELTH; encoded by the exons ATgcgagcggtgtgtgtgtgtgtgttgttggtgtgtgtgctggtgtgtgtgttgGATGCGTCTCCTGTGCCAGCTCCTGAACCCATCCGCTGTGCCCCGTGCTCTGCGGATCAGCTGTCGGCGTGTCCTGCCGTGTCCCCCGGCTGTGCTGAGGTGGTCCGGGATCCGGGCTGCGGCTGCTGTTCCTCCTGCGCCCTGCGGAGCGGCGACTCCTGCGGCGTCCACACGGCAAACTGCGGCGCCGGCCTGCGCTGCGTCCCGAGAGCTGGAGACCCGCGCCCGCTGCACTCGCTGACCCGCGGGCACGCCGTCTGTGTGGAGCACCACCCTACTGAAG AGGACACAGAGCTGACGTCTGAACCGGGCTCACTGCATCACCTGCTGAGCCTGAACAGAGCCCTGGACCCGCGGGACACGGCGGAGGCACAGGAGAGCATCAAGTCACAACTCAACGCCATCCGGCAGAAGCTCATCCAGCAG ggtCCGTGTCACACTGAGCTTCTCGCGTCTCTGGACGTCATCACAGAGTCTCAGCAGGCGTTGGGAGAGAAGTTCACCAGTTTCTACCTGCCCAACTGTGATAAACACGGCTTCTACAAGGccaaacag TGTGTGTCGTCTCTGGTGGCTCAGGCTCCGCGCTGCTGGTGTGTGTCCTCCTGGAATGGCAAGAGACTCGCCGGCACTGCTGATGTGGAGGCAGATACACCGTGCCCACAGGAGctcacacactga
- the znfl2a gene encoding zinc finger-like gene 2a yields MRETHTEENSEQQTDLMEVPEETKDLSKEENEEPSEEDSEESSEEDSEEDSDAVLSAELSEEDSEEDSDEEQNQTSTRKKVLQKRAGGRKTWSCRQCGKSLTSSGSLRDHMRIHTGETPFSCRYCGKSFKTKAPLTEHLRIHTGEKPFQCSLCQKSFTHRSSLREHTRIHAGIKAYSCQECGKSFTLRQYYTTHLKTHYKHKPLLCSVCGKGFNSPVQLKAHEPVHSELKPYHCNPCGRSFRQVSCLQRHLKSFIHNKYRPLEKLTEQIRSSGLGFEQFMIQRGFGGFKTTTNPTAANTPSHTPQP; encoded by the exons ATGAGGGAAACACACACCGAGGAAAACTCCGAGCAGCAAACGG ACCTGATGGAAGTGCCAGAGGAGACCAAAGACCTAAGCAAAGAGGAGAATGAAGAGCCGAGTGAAGAGGACAGCGAAGAATCCAGCGAAGAGGACAGCGAAGAGGACAGTGATGCAGTGCTGAGTGCAGAGCTGAGCGAAGAGGACAGCGAAGAGGACAGCGATGAAGAGCAGAATCAAACGTCTACCAGAAAGAAGGTGCTACAGAAGAGAGCTGGAGGCAGGAAGACGTGGAGCTGccgtcagtgtgggaagagtctGACCAGTTCAGGAAGCCTTCGagatcacatgaggatccacaccggagagacgCCGTTCTCCTGCAGATACTGCGGGAAAAGCTTCAAGACCAAAGCACCGCTGACCGAACACCTGAGGATCCACACGGGGGAGAAGCCCTTCCAGTGCAGCCTGTGCCAGAAGAGCTTCACACACAGATCCAGCCTGAGAGAGCACACGAGGATACACGCCGGCATAAAGGCCTACAGCTGCCAGGAGTGCGGGAAGAGCTTCACCCTCAGACAGTACTACACCACACACCTGAAGACGCACTACAAACACAAGCCGCTCCTCTGCTCGGTGTGCGGGAAAGGGTTTAACTCGCCGGTTCAGCTCAAAGCCCACGAGCCCGTGCACAGCGAACTGAAGCCGTACCACTGCAATCCCTGCGGGAGGAGCTTCAGACAGGTCTCCTGCCTCCAGAGACATCTCAAGTCCTTCATCCACAATAAATACAGGCCTCTGGAGAAGCTGACGGAGCAGATTCGCTCCTCAGGGTTAGGGTTTGAGCAGTTCATGATCCAAAGGGGCTTCGGAGGGTTTAAGACCACGACAAACCCCACTGCAGCAAACACTCCCTCACACACACCCCAGCCCTGA
- the znfl2a gene encoding zinc finger-like gene 2a isoform X1, protein MEVPEETKDLSKEENEEPSEEDSEESSEEDSEEDSDAVLSAELSEEDSEEDSDEEQNQTSTRKKVLQKRAGGRKTWSCRQCGKSLTSSGSLRDHMRIHTGETPFSCRYCGKSFKTKAPLTEHLRIHTGEKPFQCSLCQKSFTHRSSLREHTRIHAGIKAYSCQECGKSFTLRQYYTTHLKTHYKHKPLLCSVCGKGFNSPVQLKAHEPVHSELKPYHCNPCGRSFRQVSCLQRHLKSFIHNKYRPLEKLTEQIRSSGLGFEQFMIQRGFGGFKTTTNPTAANTPSHTPQP, encoded by the coding sequence ATGGAAGTGCCAGAGGAGACCAAAGACCTAAGCAAAGAGGAGAATGAAGAGCCGAGTGAAGAGGACAGCGAAGAATCCAGCGAAGAGGACAGCGAAGAGGACAGTGATGCAGTGCTGAGTGCAGAGCTGAGCGAAGAGGACAGCGAAGAGGACAGCGATGAAGAGCAGAATCAAACGTCTACCAGAAAGAAGGTGCTACAGAAGAGAGCTGGAGGCAGGAAGACGTGGAGCTGccgtcagtgtgggaagagtctGACCAGTTCAGGAAGCCTTCGagatcacatgaggatccacaccggagagacgCCGTTCTCCTGCAGATACTGCGGGAAAAGCTTCAAGACCAAAGCACCGCTGACCGAACACCTGAGGATCCACACGGGGGAGAAGCCCTTCCAGTGCAGCCTGTGCCAGAAGAGCTTCACACACAGATCCAGCCTGAGAGAGCACACGAGGATACACGCCGGCATAAAGGCCTACAGCTGCCAGGAGTGCGGGAAGAGCTTCACCCTCAGACAGTACTACACCACACACCTGAAGACGCACTACAAACACAAGCCGCTCCTCTGCTCGGTGTGCGGGAAAGGGTTTAACTCGCCGGTTCAGCTCAAAGCCCACGAGCCCGTGCACAGCGAACTGAAGCCGTACCACTGCAATCCCTGCGGGAGGAGCTTCAGACAGGTCTCCTGCCTCCAGAGACATCTCAAGTCCTTCATCCACAATAAATACAGGCCTCTGGAGAAGCTGACGGAGCAGATTCGCTCCTCAGGGTTAGGGTTTGAGCAGTTCATGATCCAAAGGGGCTTCGGAGGGTTTAAGACCACGACAAACCCCACTGCAGCAAACACTCCCTCACACACACCCCAGCCCTGA